A stretch of Schistocerca americana isolate TAMUIC-IGC-003095 chromosome 3, iqSchAmer2.1, whole genome shotgun sequence DNA encodes these proteins:
- the LOC124606005 gene encoding vicilin-like seed storage protein At2g18540 produces MAESSAAGCQLPGHHVSTQERESKERESKERESKERESKERESKERESKERESKERESKERESKERESKERESKERESKERESKERESKERESKERESKERESKERESKERESKERESKERESKERESKERESKERESKERESKERESKERESKERESKERESKERESKERESKERESKERESKERESKERESKERERKERERKERERKERERKERERKERERKERERKERERKERERKERERKERERKERERKERERKERERKERERKERERKERE; encoded by the coding sequence gaaagggaaagcaaggaaagggaaagcaaggaaagggaaagcaaggaaagggaaagcaaggaaagggaaagcaaggaaagggaaagcaaggaaagggaaagcaaggaaagggaaagcaaggaaagggaaagcaaggaaagggaaagcaaggaaagggaaagcaaggaaagggaaagcaaggaaagggaaagcaaggaaagggaaagcaaggaaagggaaagcaaggaaagggaaagcaaggaaagggaaagcaaggaaagggaaagcaaggaaagggaaagcaaggaaagggaaagcaaggaaagggaaagcaaggaaagggaaagcaaggaaagggaaagcaaggaaagggaaagcaaggaaagggaaagcaaggaaagggaaagcaaggaaagggaaagcaaggaaagggaaagcaaggaaagggaaagcaaggaaagggaaagcaaggaaagggaaagcaaggaaagggaaagcaaggaaagggaaagcaaggaaagggaaagcaaggaaagggaaagcaaggaaagggaaaggaaggaaagggaaaggaaggaaagggaaaggaaggaaagggaaaggaaggaaagggaaaggaaggaaagggaaaggaaggaaagggaaaggaaggaaagggaaaggaaggaaagggaaaggaaggaaagggaaaggaaggaaagggaaaggaaggaaagggaaaggaaggaaagggaaaggaaggaaagggaaaggaaggaaagggaaaggaaggaaagggaaaggaaggaaagggaa